One Microbacterium marinum genomic window, CCTCCACATGCGTACGCCGAAGCTGCGCGGGTTCAAGAACCCGTTCCGCGTCGAGTACCAGGTGGTCAACCTCGACAAGCTCGCCGAGCTGTACCCGACCGGTGGCGACGTCACCGTGGGTGACCTCGTCGCGAAGGGCGCCGTTCGCAAGAACGAGAAGGTCAAGGTGCTCGGCACCGGCGACATCTCGGTCGCGCTGACGGTGTCGGTCGACAAGGTCTCGGGTTCTGCCGAGCAGAAGATCGTCGCCGCGGGCGGTTCGATCAAGTAATCGCGTCGGCAGGGGCCGGAGGATCACCTCCGGCCCCTGTTGCCGTATGTTGGAATGCGGCGCGCCCCGACGCGCCCGGCATCCCACTGGAGGAAATCCCCTTGTTCAGCGCCATCGCGCGGGTCTTCCGCACTCCGGATCTGCGTCGGAAGATCGGCTTCACGCTCGGCATCATCGCGATCTACCGCTTCGGCGCGCACATCCCGACGCCGTTCGTCGACTTCCCGAACGTCCAGTCCTGCCTCGCGCAGTCGGGTTCGACCGAGGGCCTGCTCTCGCTCGTGAACCTCTTCTCGGGCGGCGCCCTGCTGCAGCTGTCGATCTTCGCGCTCGGTGTGATGCCCTACATCACCGCGACGATCATCGTGCAGCTCCTGCGCGTCGTGATCCCGCACTTCGAGACGCTGTACAAGGAGGGCCAGGCCGGTCAGGCCAAGCTCACCCAGTACACGCGCTACCTCACCATCGCCCTCGCGCTGCTGCAGTCGACCACGCTGGTGACCGTCGCCCGTTCGGGCCAGCTCTTCGGCATCACCGGCATCGCCGAGTGCGAGCAGCTCCTCACCGACGAGGCCTGGTGGGCGCAGCTGCTCATGATCGTGACGATGACCGCCGGCACCGGCCTCATCATGTGGATGGCCGAGCTCATCACCGAGCGCGGCATCGGCAACGGCATGTCGCTGCTCATCTTCACCTCGATCGCCGCGACCTTCCCGTCGGCGCTCTGGGCCATCGCGGTCGCCCGCAGCTTCGAGATCTTCCTCCTCGTGCTCGCCGTCGGCATCGTGACGGTCGCCCTCGTCGTCTTCGTCGAGCAGTCCCAGCGCCGTGTGCCCGTGCAGTACGCCAAGCGCATGGTCGGGCGTCGCACCCTCGGCGGCACGAACACGTACATCCCGATCAAGGTCAACATGGCCGGCGTCGTGCCCGTCATCTTCGCCTCGTCGCTGCTGTACATCCCCGCCCTCATCGCGCAGTTCAACGCGAACCCGGCGGCGGATGGCTCTGTGCCCGAGTGGGTCTCCTGGATTCAGACGAACTTCACCACCGGTGACCACCCGCTGTACATGGCGGTGTACTTCCTCCTGATCATCGGGTTCACCTACTTCTACGTCGCGATCACGTTCAACCCGGTCGAGGTCGCCGACAACATGAAGAAGTACGGCGGGTTCATCCCCGGCATCCGTGCCGGTCGCCCCACGGCCGAGTACCTCGACTACGTGCTGACGCGCATCACGCTGCCCGGCTCGATCTACCTCGGCCTCATCGCTCTGCTTCCGCTCATCGCGCTGGCGACGGTCGGTGCCAACCAGAACTTCCCGTTCGGCGGCGCCTCGATCCTCATCATCGTCGGTGTCGGTCTCGAGACCGTGAAGCAGATCGACGCCCAGCTCCAGCAGCGACACTACGAAGGACTCCTGCGATGACGTCGACTCCCGCTCGCCTCCTGATCATCGGGCCCCAGGGCTCCGGCAAGGGCACCCAGGGTGCCCGCATCGCAGAGGCGCTCGGGATCCCGGCGGTCTCGACCGGCGACGTGTTCCGCGCGAACGTCAAGGAGGGCACCGAGCTGGGCCTGAAGGTCAAGGCGATCATCGACGCCGGCGATCTGGTTCCCGACGAGCTGACCAGCGAGATCGTGCGTGATCGTCTCGAGCAGGCGGATGCCGCGGCAGGGTTCCTGCTCGACGGGTACCCGCGCAACCTCGGTCAGGTCGGCGACCTCGACGCGTTCCTCGACGCCCGCGGCGAGCCGCTGACGGCCGTCATCGAGCTCTCGGTGCCGCGCGAGGAGTCGATCTCGCGCCTGTCGCTGCGCGCGAAGGAGCAGGGTCGTGCCGACGACAACGAGGAATCGATCGCCAAGCGTCTGGCCATCTACGAGTCGGAGACGGCGCCGATCCTCGACGTGTACCGCGAGCGCGGCGTCGTCGACGAGATCGATGGGGTGGGCTCGCTCGACGAGATCACCGAGCGCATCGTCGCGGCCCTCGCCGCGCGCGGCATCACCGCCTGATGGCTTTCCGCCGCTCCCTGTACAAGACGCCCGCGCAGCTTCGCGCGATGGTCGAGCCCGGGCTCATCACCGCGGCCGCCCTCGACGCTGTCCGCCCGGCGGCCGTCGCGGGCGCGTCGACCCTCGAACTCGACGCGATCGCCCACGACGTCATCGTCTCGCGCGGCGCGGAGTCGAACTTCCAGCTCGTGCGCGGGTACCGTCACACCACGTGCATCTCGGTCAACGAGCAGGTGGTGCACGGCATCCCGGGGGAGCGGATCCTCCAGCCCGGCGACATCGTCTCCATCGACTGCGGCGCGCAGTTCCGCGGCTGGAACGGCGACTCGGCGATCACCCTCGTCGTCCCCGACCCGAACCGGCCCGAGCTGGTCGCCGCCCGTCAGCGCCTCTCCGAGGTGACCGAGGGTTCGCTGTGGGCCGGCATTGCCGCGCTCGCCTCCGCGTCGCGCGTCGGTGAGATCGGCGACGCCGTGCAGACGCACATCGAGGCGTCGGGGGAGGGGTACGGCATCCTCCGCGACTACGTCGGGCACGGCATCGGCCGCAAGATGCACGAGGGGCCCACGGTCTTCAACTACCGCGTCGCCGATCTCGGGCCCGAGGTGCGCCCCGGCCTGTGTGTCGCGATCGAGCCGATGGTGGTCGGCGGCGATGAGGCGACCCTCGTCGAGGACGACGACTGGACGGTCTCGACCGTGGACGGCAGCGACGGCTCCCATTGGGAACATAGCGTCGCGGTGCACGATGGAGGTATCTGGGTCCTGACCGCCGCGGACGGCGGAGCCGCAGGACTCGCCGCGTTCGGTGTCACACCCGTTCCGATCGACTGAGGGGTACGAGCATGACCGCGGCTGCGGGGAAGACGAACTGGTTCGCCGTCTGGGTCAGCGTGGCGGTGGTGGCCGTTCTGGCCGTCGTCGTCGGACTGGTCGTCTGGATGAACAACAGCGCGAGCGCGCCGGGTCCCGTCCCCGCCTCGAGCGGCATCGATCAGGAGACCGGGGCGATCACCTTCGGCGACGGACCCGACACGGTCGCCACCTGGGTCGACTTCATGTGCCCCTACTGCGGTCAGTTCGAAGAGACCGAGGGCAAGACGATCGCCGAGCTCGTCGACGACGGCAGCGTGACCCTCGAGGTGTACCCCGTGTCGATCCTCGACCGCCTCTCGCAGGGCACCGAGTACTCGAGTCGTGCCGCCTCGGCGATGTACGCCGTCGCCGACGCCGACCCCGAGAACGCCTACTCCTTCTTCCGCGCCCTGTTCGAGGAGCAGCCGGCCGAGCAGACCGCCGGCATGACCGACGAGGAGCTCGTGCAGCTGGCGAAGGATGCCGGTGTGGATGTGACCGCTGATCTCGAATCGGCGATCCTCGACCACGAGTTCATCGAGTTCGCGAAGTCGCAGGAGCTGCCGGAGGGCGCGTCCGGAACGCCGACCCTGAAGGTCAACGACGAACTGGTGCAGGTGACGTTCGACCCCGAGGTCGACATCCTCGCCAACCTCACCTCGCAGTGACGCCGAATCCGACGCGCCCGAGTGGCGGGTCGGGAAAATATCACGTACACTGAATCTTTGGTGCCTTGCGCCTTTCTCGGCGTGTCACCGACACATCCCCACCCACCGCAGACCGACCGGTCTGCACAACTGTAAGCGAGCGTATGGCGAAGAAAGACGGTGTCATCGAGATCGAAGGTGTGATCTCCGAGGCTCTGCCGAACGCGATGTTCCGCGTCGAGCTGAGCAACGGTCACAAGGTCCTCGCCACGATCTCCGGCAAGATGCGGCAGAACTACATCCGCATCATCCCCGAGGACCGCGTCGTCGTGGAGCTGTCGCCCTACGACCTCACCCGCGGTCGCATCGTCTACCGCTACCGCTGAGACCGGTCGAGAAGTAACGCCCCGTGCCGTCAGGCGCGTCGGCGAAGACAGCGAATCAGGAAAATCATGAAGGTCAACCCCTCCGTCAAGCCCATCTGCGACCACTGCAAGGTCATCCGCCGCCACGGTCGCGTCATGGTCATCTGCAAGTCGAACCCGCGTCACAAGCAGCGCCAGGGCTGATCGGATGCCGCGTCCGCGCGGCCCCGCAGGCTCATAACTCAATACACACAACGGCAGGATCAGAACCCGCACTGCGGGGGACACCTCGGGTCGGAGGCCCGGGCACCGATCCTGCTCCACACCTCCACCGACTCCTAGGAGACATCGCATGGCACGTCTTGCCGGCGTTGACATCCCGCGCGACAAGCGCGTGGTGATCGCCCTCACCTACATCTACGGCATCGGCCGTACCCGCTCCGTCGAGATCCTCGGCTCCACCGGAATCGACGAGTCGATCCGCGTCAAGGACCTCACCGACGAGCAGCTCGTGGCCCTCCGCGACCACATCGAAGGCACCTACAAGGTGGAGGGTGACCTTCGCCGCGAGGTCGCCGCTGACATCCGCCGCAAGGTCGAGATCGGCTCGTACGAGGGCATCCGCCACCGTCGTGGCCTCCCCGTGCGCGGTCAGCGCACGAAGACCAACGCGCGTACCCGCAAGGGTCCCAAGCGCACCGTCGCCGGCAAGAAGAAGGCGCGCTAAAGCGCGGCCGCCACAGGTTTAGGAGAACACGCACATGGCACAGGCCAAGTCCGCAGCGCGCAAGCCGCGCCGCAAGGAGAAGAAGAACATCGCGCTGGGCCAGGCCCACATCAAGTCGACGTTCAACAACACGATCGTTTCGATCACCGACCCGTCGGGCGCCGTCA contains:
- the secY gene encoding preprotein translocase subunit SecY, giving the protein MFSAIARVFRTPDLRRKIGFTLGIIAIYRFGAHIPTPFVDFPNVQSCLAQSGSTEGLLSLVNLFSGGALLQLSIFALGVMPYITATIIVQLLRVVIPHFETLYKEGQAGQAKLTQYTRYLTIALALLQSTTLVTVARSGQLFGITGIAECEQLLTDEAWWAQLLMIVTMTAGTGLIMWMAELITERGIGNGMSLLIFTSIAATFPSALWAIAVARSFEIFLLVLAVGIVTVALVVFVEQSQRRVPVQYAKRMVGRRTLGGTNTYIPIKVNMAGVVPVIFASSLLYIPALIAQFNANPAADGSVPEWVSWIQTNFTTGDHPLYMAVYFLLIIGFTYFYVAITFNPVEVADNMKKYGGFIPGIRAGRPTAEYLDYVLTRITLPGSIYLGLIALLPLIALATVGANQNFPFGGASILIIVGVGLETVKQIDAQLQQRHYEGLLR
- a CDS encoding adenylate kinase; translated protein: MTSTPARLLIIGPQGSGKGTQGARIAEALGIPAVSTGDVFRANVKEGTELGLKVKAIIDAGDLVPDELTSEIVRDRLEQADAAAGFLLDGYPRNLGQVGDLDAFLDARGEPLTAVIELSVPREESISRLSLRAKEQGRADDNEESIAKRLAIYESETAPILDVYRERGVVDEIDGVGSLDEITERIVAALAARGITA
- the map gene encoding type I methionyl aminopeptidase, translating into MAFRRSLYKTPAQLRAMVEPGLITAAALDAVRPAAVAGASTLELDAIAHDVIVSRGAESNFQLVRGYRHTTCISVNEQVVHGIPGERILQPGDIVSIDCGAQFRGWNGDSAITLVVPDPNRPELVAARQRLSEVTEGSLWAGIAALASASRVGEIGDAVQTHIEASGEGYGILRDYVGHGIGRKMHEGPTVFNYRVADLGPEVRPGLCVAIEPMVVGGDEATLVEDDDWTVSTVDGSDGSHWEHSVAVHDGGIWVLTAADGGAAGLAAFGVTPVPID
- a CDS encoding DsbA family protein → MTAAAGKTNWFAVWVSVAVVAVLAVVVGLVVWMNNSASAPGPVPASSGIDQETGAITFGDGPDTVATWVDFMCPYCGQFEETEGKTIAELVDDGSVTLEVYPVSILDRLSQGTEYSSRAASAMYAVADADPENAYSFFRALFEEQPAEQTAGMTDEELVQLAKDAGVDVTADLESAILDHEFIEFAKSQELPEGASGTPTLKVNDELVQVTFDPEVDILANLTSQ
- the infA gene encoding translation initiation factor IF-1, producing MAKKDGVIEIEGVISEALPNAMFRVELSNGHKVLATISGKMRQNYIRIIPEDRVVVELSPYDLTRGRIVYRYR
- the rpmJ gene encoding 50S ribosomal protein L36, with protein sequence MKVNPSVKPICDHCKVIRRHGRVMVICKSNPRHKQRQG
- the rpsM gene encoding 30S ribosomal protein S13, with product MARLAGVDIPRDKRVVIALTYIYGIGRTRSVEILGSTGIDESIRVKDLTDEQLVALRDHIEGTYKVEGDLRREVAADIRRKVEIGSYEGIRHRRGLPVRGQRTKTNARTRKGPKRTVAGKKKAR